One genomic region from Terasakiella sp. SH-1 encodes:
- the atpA gene encoding F0F1 ATP synthase subunit alpha, producing the protein MEIRAAEISAILKDQIANFGTEADVAEVGQVLSVGDGIARVHGLDNVQAGEMVEFPGGLKGMALNLETDNVGIVIFGDDRAIKEGDTVKRTGAIVEVPVGKGLLGRVVDGLGNPIDGKGPLEDVTNQLMEVKAPGIIPRKSVHEPVQTGLKAVDSLIPVGRGQRELVIGDRQTGKTAIILDAMLNQKNVNDNAKDESEKLYCVYVAVGQKRSTVAQLVKVLEENNALEYSIVVAATASEPAPMQFLAPYCGAAMGEYFRDNGMHALIGYDDLSKQAVAYRQMSLLLRRPPGREAYPGDVFYLHSRLLERACKMSDDMGAGSLTALPVIETQGGDVSAFIPTNVISITDGQIFLETELFYKGIRPAVNVGLSVSRVGSSAQIKAMKQVAGSVKLELAQYREMAAFAQFASDLDASTQQLLARGERLTELLKQPQFSPLPVEEQVVSIFAGVNGYLDGIAATDVNRFEAAMLDDIRANGSEILSTIRGEKKLSDETEEKLKKYLDDFTKSFA; encoded by the coding sequence ATGGAAATCCGCGCCGCGGAAATTTCTGCGATCCTCAAAGATCAGATCGCTAATTTCGGAACCGAAGCTGACGTAGCTGAGGTTGGTCAAGTATTGTCTGTGGGTGATGGTATCGCCCGCGTACATGGTTTGGATAACGTTCAAGCAGGGGAAATGGTTGAATTTCCTGGTGGCTTGAAAGGTATGGCACTGAACTTGGAAACCGACAACGTCGGTATCGTAATTTTCGGTGATGACCGTGCTATCAAAGAAGGCGACACAGTAAAACGTACTGGCGCCATCGTGGAAGTACCGGTTGGTAAGGGCCTTTTGGGTCGCGTTGTTGACGGTCTGGGTAACCCGATCGACGGCAAAGGCCCGCTGGAAGACGTTACAAACCAGTTGATGGAAGTAAAAGCGCCGGGCATCATCCCGCGTAAATCCGTACACGAGCCTGTACAAACTGGCCTGAAAGCTGTTGACAGCTTGATCCCGGTTGGTCGTGGCCAGCGTGAATTGGTAATTGGTGACCGTCAGACTGGTAAAACAGCCATCATCCTTGATGCAATGTTGAACCAGAAGAACGTAAACGACAACGCTAAAGATGAAAGCGAAAAGCTTTACTGTGTTTACGTTGCTGTTGGTCAAAAACGTTCTACTGTTGCTCAGCTGGTTAAAGTTCTTGAAGAGAACAACGCTCTGGAATATTCCATCGTTGTTGCTGCGACAGCTTCTGAACCTGCTCCGATGCAGTTCCTTGCACCGTACTGTGGCGCTGCCATGGGTGAATACTTCCGTGACAACGGCATGCACGCCCTGATCGGTTACGATGACCTGTCCAAACAGGCCGTTGCTTACCGTCAGATGTCCCTGCTGCTGCGTCGCCCTCCTGGGCGTGAAGCTTATCCGGGTGACGTATTCTATCTTCACTCTCGCCTGCTTGAACGCGCTTGTAAAATGTCTGACGACATGGGTGCCGGTTCTTTGACAGCTCTGCCTGTTATTGAAACACAAGGTGGTGACGTATCTGCGTTTATTCCGACAAACGTGATCTCCATTACAGACGGTCAGATCTTCTTGGAAACTGAACTGTTCTATAAAGGTATCCGTCCGGCCGTAAACGTTGGTCTGTCTGTATCTCGTGTAGGGTCTTCTGCGCAGATCAAAGCCATGAAACAGGTTGCGGGTTCCGTTAAACTGGAATTGGCCCAGTATCGTGAGATGGCTGCGTTCGCACAGTTTGCTTCTGACCTTGATGCGTCCACTCAGCAACTGCTGGCACGTGGTGAGCGTTTGACTGAGTTGCTGAAGCAGCCGCAGTTCTCTCCGCTTCCGGTTGAAGAGCAAGTTGTTTCCATCTTCGCTGGTGTGAATGGTTACCTCGACGGTATCGCTGCTACTGACGTAAACCGTTTTGAAGCTGCTATGCTTGACGACATTCGCGCAAATGGTTCTGAAATTCTTTCCACTATCCGTGGTGAGAAGAAGCTCAGCGATGAGACAGAAGAAAAACTTAAGAAGTACCTAGACGACTTCACTAAGTCTTTCGCCTAA
- a CDS encoding F0F1 ATP synthase subunit delta has protein sequence MASKAQGASGLAGRYSQALFELAVDNNAVDQVAQDLSDLSAMLAESEDLSKLVHSPVIAREEQGRAMTAVMDKAQISDLTKRFIGVVAQNRRLFELEGMIIGFQALLAEHKGEVTASVTSSKALTQKQVDSLTASLKEAIGSDVAVEQKVDPAVLGGLIVKVGSRMVDSSLRTKLQHLQLAMKGVG, from the coding sequence GTGGCTTCTAAAGCACAAGGTGCAAGCGGACTTGCCGGTCGTTATTCTCAGGCTCTTTTTGAGCTTGCTGTGGATAACAACGCGGTTGATCAAGTGGCTCAGGATCTTTCTGACCTGTCAGCTATGCTGGCGGAATCGGAAGATCTCTCCAAACTTGTTCATAGTCCTGTGATCGCACGCGAAGAACAAGGCCGAGCCATGACTGCTGTCATGGACAAGGCACAAATTTCAGATCTCACGAAAAGATTTATTGGAGTGGTGGCACAAAACCGTCGCCTCTTTGAACTTGAAGGCATGATTATCGGCTTTCAGGCGCTTCTTGCTGAGCACAAAGGCGAAGTTACAGCTTCTGTAACTTCTTCTAAAGCGCTGACGCAGAAGCAAGTTGATTCGTTGACCGCTTCCCTCAAGGAAGCAATTGGCAGTGATGTCGCTGTTGAACAGAAGGTGGACCCTGCAGTACTTGGCGGTTTGATCGTCAAGGTCGGTTCACGCATGGTTGATTCTAGCCTGCGTACCAAGCTGCAACATCTTCAACTCGCCATGAAAGGGGTTGGGTGA
- a CDS encoding primosomal protein N', producing the protein MSLFADQERRISVLLPLPLSGVYDYALPPGIEVSEGDFVTVPLGPRERTGVVWSLEAENPDLPFEKLKNVIEKLDQPPIPAPSRKFIDWVTRYTLQPAGSILKMVMSVPGALSDPAPKTAYIKSPHQPDGLKLTKARERVLSFMEGMPPMAASDIAREAGCGTSVLKGLLEAGALNSLHISDPSPFQEPNWQQDGYELAQQQKVAADDLVAKTERAGGENGFNVTLLDGVPGSGKTEVYFEAIAMALSKGKQVAVLLPEIALSSQWLQRFKKRFGVEPAVWHSDIGQSMRKKTWRAIIRGQAHVVVGARSALFLPYKDLGLIIVDEEHDASFKQEEGVIYNGRDMAVVRAQMGKCPVVLASATPSLETVVNSWDHRYDNLHMPARHANVPLPAVETVDLRLDKPERQKWLSPSLINAIKETVAKGEQVMLYLNRRGYAPLTLCRSCGHRLQCPNCTSWLVEHRKAGKLQCHHCGFFTRPLHSCPNCESEGNFAACGPGVERLAEEVAETFPDLRAIVAASDTVTSPAQAAELVRKIEDHEVDLLIGTQMVAKGYHFPMLTLVGVVDADLGLSGGDLRASERTYQLLYQVAGRAGRGDRPGTVMLQTFMPDHPVMKALKSGLRDRFLECEAEARKTAGMPPFGRLAALIVSGEDEVLVDETANALGRNAPHGQGILALGPAPAPLAMIRGRHRRRLLLKTDKNIPIQAILKDWLERTAPGRSVRVQVDIDPYSFL; encoded by the coding sequence GTGTCCCTTTTTGCCGATCAGGAACGACGCATCAGCGTCCTTCTTCCCCTGCCCTTAAGCGGGGTTTATGACTATGCGCTACCACCGGGTATCGAAGTCAGTGAAGGCGATTTTGTCACCGTGCCATTGGGCCCGCGTGAACGCACGGGTGTTGTTTGGTCCTTAGAAGCCGAAAACCCAGACCTGCCCTTTGAAAAACTGAAAAACGTTATTGAAAAACTGGACCAGCCCCCTATTCCGGCCCCGTCGCGCAAATTTATTGACTGGGTGACACGCTACACCCTGCAACCTGCCGGTTCTATTTTAAAAATGGTCATGTCGGTGCCCGGTGCCCTCTCTGACCCTGCCCCAAAAACTGCTTATATAAAGTCACCTCATCAGCCTGACGGGTTAAAACTCACCAAAGCCCGTGAACGTGTTCTGTCTTTTATGGAGGGTATGCCCCCCATGGCCGCCAGCGACATTGCGCGTGAGGCCGGGTGCGGTACCTCCGTCTTAAAAGGATTACTTGAGGCTGGGGCCTTAAATTCACTCCATATCAGTGACCCCAGCCCCTTTCAGGAACCGAACTGGCAACAGGATGGTTATGAACTGGCCCAACAACAAAAAGTCGCTGCCGATGATCTGGTTGCCAAAACCGAACGGGCGGGCGGCGAGAATGGCTTTAATGTCACCTTATTAGACGGCGTGCCTGGTTCCGGTAAAACCGAGGTTTATTTTGAAGCCATTGCCATGGCCCTATCCAAAGGCAAACAGGTGGCAGTCTTGCTACCGGAAATCGCCCTGTCGTCCCAATGGCTGCAACGTTTTAAAAAACGCTTTGGTGTAGAACCCGCTGTGTGGCATTCCGACATCGGCCAATCCATGCGCAAAAAAACATGGCGCGCCATTATTCGTGGGCAGGCCCATGTGGTGGTCGGGGCACGCTCTGCCCTGTTTTTGCCTTATAAAGACCTTGGCCTGATTATCGTGGATGAAGAACACGATGCGTCTTTCAAACAGGAAGAAGGCGTCATATATAATGGGCGCGACATGGCCGTCGTGCGTGCCCAGATGGGGAAATGCCCGGTGGTTCTGGCCTCTGCCACCCCCTCGCTGGAAACAGTGGTTAACAGCTGGGATCATCGCTACGACAATCTTCACATGCCTGCACGCCATGCCAATGTCCCCCTGCCTGCGGTGGAAACGGTTGACCTGCGACTCGATAAACCGGAACGGCAAAAATGGCTCTCGCCCAGCCTGATCAACGCGATTAAAGAGACCGTCGCCAAAGGGGAGCAAGTCATGCTCTATCTCAACCGCCGCGGCTATGCCCCTTTAACCTTATGCCGCTCTTGCGGGCATCGTCTGCAATGTCCCAACTGCACAAGCTGGCTGGTGGAACATCGCAAGGCCGGGAAACTGCAATGTCATCACTGCGGTTTTTTCACCCGCCCCTTGCATAGCTGCCCAAACTGCGAGTCAGAAGGAAATTTTGCAGCCTGCGGCCCCGGTGTAGAACGACTGGCCGAAGAAGTGGCCGAAACCTTTCCCGACTTACGCGCCATTGTTGCCGCCAGTGATACCGTGACCTCCCCCGCACAAGCTGCCGAATTGGTCCGCAAGATCGAAGATCATGAAGTCGACCTTCTGATCGGCACACAAATGGTGGCTAAAGGCTACCACTTCCCCATGCTTACACTGGTCGGTGTCGTCGATGCCGACCTGGGCCTGTCCGGTGGAGATTTACGCGCCAGTGAACGCACCTACCAACTGCTGTATCAGGTGGCTGGACGCGCAGGACGCGGTGATCGCCCCGGCACTGTCATGCTGCAAACATTTATGCCGGACCATCCAGTCATGAAAGCCCTGAAATCGGGTTTGCGTGACCGTTTTCTTGAATGCGAAGCCGAAGCACGCAAAACCGCAGGCATGCCCCCCTTTGGCCGCCTCGCTGCCCTGATTGTTTCCGGTGAAGATGAAGTGCTGGTTGATGAAACCGCCAACGCACTGGGGCGCAATGCCCCACATGGTCAGGGCATCCTTGCCCTTGGCCCTGCCCCTGCCCCCTTGGCGATGATCCGGGGACGACATCGCCGTCGCCTGCTCCTCAAGACAGATAAAAACATCCCTATTCAAGCCATCCTGAAAGACTGGCTGGAAAGAACTGCACCGGGACGCAGCGTGCGTGTACAGGTCGATATCGACCCCTATAGTTTCTTGTAA
- the fsa gene encoding fructose-6-phosphate aldolase, with the protein MKFFVDTADVTEIKELADVGLLDGVTTNPSLIAKSGRPFLEVVAEICKIVDGPVSAEVTAPDFETMMKEADVLRKIADNVAIKVPMTRDGIKTCKHLSDDGCQVNVTLVFSAAQALLAAKAGAAFVSPFIGRLDDLGQDGMSLIEDIVEIYANYPDLQTEVLAASVRGPLHVVQAAQAGADVATVPAKALWQLFNHPLTDKGLAAFEADWAKTGQSIL; encoded by the coding sequence ATGAAATTTTTTGTTGATACCGCTGATGTAACCGAAATCAAGGAATTGGCCGATGTGGGCTTGTTGGATGGTGTCACCACCAACCCGTCTTTGATTGCAAAATCGGGTCGCCCGTTTTTGGAGGTTGTCGCAGAAATTTGTAAGATTGTGGATGGTCCGGTCAGTGCCGAAGTCACGGCCCCTGATTTTGAAACCATGATGAAAGAAGCTGACGTTCTGCGCAAAATCGCTGATAATGTCGCGATTAAAGTCCCGATGACGCGTGATGGCATTAAAACTTGTAAGCATCTGTCTGATGATGGCTGTCAGGTCAATGTGACCCTGGTGTTCTCTGCGGCTCAAGCCTTGCTGGCGGCTAAAGCCGGTGCGGCCTTTGTGTCCCCATTCATCGGTCGCTTGGATGATTTGGGACAGGACGGGATGTCCTTGATTGAAGATATTGTTGAAATTTATGCCAATTACCCGGACCTGCAAACCGAAGTTCTGGCAGCGTCTGTGCGTGGCCCACTCCATGTGGTTCAAGCGGCTCAAGCTGGTGCAGATGTGGCAACGGTTCCGGCTAAGGCCCTGTGGCAGTTGTTTAACCATCCGCTGACAGATAAAGGTCTGGCGGCTTTTGAAGCCGACTGGGCGAAAACAGGGCAAAGTATTTTGTGA
- a CDS encoding DUF484 family protein, which yields MSGEKEGSTGQLPLSDQDVVVYLQKNPDFFVENKALLEVLELPARYSGEQIVDLQHEALKRLRAKQDMLVDNSRSNMSIQMATHEAVLAMLEARTLDELIGIVQDELPILLDIDMAAIALEGAVETIDMSAEGMPVLLPAGEVQRRLGDQDVSLVASVQPGDPLFGAARDLVRSVAIARLYSTETMPAGVLILGARDENSFHPHQGTELITFMARVAEILVERWLSASDMDE from the coding sequence ATGTCTGGCGAAAAAGAGGGTTCAACAGGTCAACTCCCCCTGAGCGATCAGGATGTGGTGGTGTATTTGCAGAAAAATCCTGACTTTTTTGTGGAAAACAAGGCTTTGCTGGAAGTGCTTGAACTGCCTGCACGCTATAGCGGGGAACAGATTGTTGATCTTCAACATGAAGCCTTAAAGCGCTTGCGGGCCAAGCAGGACATGCTGGTGGATAATTCCCGTTCCAACATGTCTATCCAGATGGCGACCCATGAGGCGGTGCTGGCCATGTTGGAAGCACGCACACTGGATGAATTGATTGGGATCGTTCAGGATGAATTGCCGATTTTACTTGATATTGATATGGCGGCGATTGCCTTGGAAGGGGCTGTGGAAACGATTGATATGTCCGCTGAAGGTATGCCTGTCTTATTACCCGCTGGGGAGGTGCAAAGACGCCTTGGGGATCAGGATGTTTCTTTGGTGGCATCGGTTCAACCCGGTGATCCTTTGTTTGGGGCGGCACGTGATCTTGTGCGTTCTGTTGCCATTGCACGCCTGTATTCCACAGAAACAATGCCTGCGGGGGTGTTAATCTTGGGGGCACGGGATGAAAACTCATTTCATCCCCATCAGGGAACGGAATTGATTACCTTTATGGCGCGTGTGGCGGAAATTCTGGTGGAACGTTGGCTCAGTGCCAGTGACATGGATGAATAA
- a CDS encoding tyrosine recombinase XerC: protein MATSKEALDRITFDCEPALKEAVANWRTWLESERRASKHTLDAYLRDLSAFFIFAQNLLGYPAGVEDLRTFTAADFRGFLADRTESGIARSSINRQMSTLRNFFKYLDRENILQNPALAAVRTPKQTQAVPKALSQQEAVVSMDAIEGLSDGDWHESRGLSWIAKRDAAVLTLLYGCGLRIGEALSLKQKDAPTCDVMRIVGKGKKERLVPVLPLVIEAIKAYREACPFELKQRDALFVGARGKPLDPGVIQRQIRKLRPLLNLPENATPHALRHSFATHLLAGGGDLRTIQELLGHASLSTTQRYTAVDAAKLNAEYKKAHPRA from the coding sequence TTGGCGACAAGCAAGGAAGCTTTGGACCGTATCACATTTGATTGTGAACCCGCCTTAAAAGAGGCGGTTGCCAATTGGCGCACATGGCTGGAAAGCGAACGTCGGGCCTCTAAACATACGCTGGATGCCTATTTGCGTGATCTTTCCGCCTTTTTTATTTTTGCACAAAATCTGCTGGGGTATCCAGCCGGTGTGGAAGATTTACGCACCTTTACAGCAGCTGATTTTCGGGGCTTTCTTGCTGATCGTACGGAAAGCGGGATTGCGCGCAGTTCGATTAATCGACAGATGTCGACCTTGCGTAATTTTTTCAAATACCTAGATCGTGAAAATATCTTGCAAAACCCGGCTTTGGCTGCGGTGCGTACACCCAAGCAAACACAAGCGGTCCCCAAAGCTTTGAGCCAGCAAGAGGCCGTGGTCTCCATGGATGCGATTGAAGGGTTAAGCGATGGTGATTGGCATGAAAGCCGGGGATTATCCTGGATTGCCAAACGTGATGCAGCGGTTTTGACATTATTATACGGCTGTGGTTTGCGTATTGGGGAAGCCTTGAGCCTGAAACAAAAAGATGCACCGACCTGCGATGTAATGCGCATTGTCGGGAAGGGCAAAAAAGAACGTTTGGTCCCTGTTTTACCTTTGGTGATCGAAGCGATTAAAGCCTACCGCGAAGCTTGTCCGTTTGAGCTAAAACAACGTGATGCCTTGTTTGTCGGGGCACGGGGCAAGCCACTTGACCCCGGTGTGATCCAGCGTCAAATCCGCAAATTACGTCCCTTGTTGAATTTACCGGAAAATGCCACACCTCATGCGCTACGCCATAGTTTTGCCACCCATTTGTTGGCAGGCGGCGGTGATTTACGCACGATACAGGAATTGTTGGGCCATGCGTCCCTTTCAACAACACAGCGCTATACAGCCGTGGATGCTGCCAAGCTGAATGCGGAATACAAAAAGGCACACCCACGGGCGTAA
- a CDS encoding metallophosphoesterase yields MEIVRKPFPIPGTPDKDVCLVAIGDIHGRYDLLRKAIPCIRKSLPQDAKQVDLVLLGDILDRGDAAIEVIDYIREGIDDWNIIPILGNHEQLLLRVLNASDAAYRPTWRMWRGNGGLSTLENLQIEIPPIADISAASHKKALIQALRQERIDYIQNFYPFYRSGSILCVHAGVDPQKTLEENFSSDRLSQHPRHWAWIRDGFLDHDGPFPEGVFVVHGHTVIPGPKLEPHRIGLDTGACLHGVLSGAIFFNHEMTIFQVTSD; encoded by the coding sequence GTGGAAATTGTTAGAAAACCCTTCCCGATCCCCGGTACACCGGACAAAGATGTTTGTCTTGTCGCCATTGGGGATATTCACGGGCGCTATGACCTGCTGCGAAAAGCCATTCCCTGTATTCGCAAATCTCTTCCCCAGGATGCCAAGCAAGTCGACCTTGTCTTATTAGGTGATATTCTTGATCGTGGTGACGCCGCCATCGAAGTCATCGACTATATTCGGGAAGGCATTGATGACTGGAATATCATCCCGATTTTAGGGAACCACGAACAGCTTCTCTTGCGTGTTTTAAATGCCAGTGATGCGGCCTATCGCCCGACATGGCGGATGTGGCGTGGCAATGGCGGTCTCTCAACTTTGGAAAATCTGCAAATTGAAATTCCGCCCATTGCCGATATCTCAGCAGCCTCTCATAAAAAGGCCCTGATACAGGCGCTTCGCCAAGAACGCATTGATTATATTCAAAACTTTTATCCCTTTTATCGCAGTGGCAGCATTTTATGCGTTCACGCTGGTGTTGACCCTCAAAAAACGCTGGAAGAAAATTTCAGTTCAGACCGTTTATCCCAACACCCCAGGCATTGGGCCTGGATCAGGGATGGCTTTTTGGATCATGACGGCCCTTTTCCTGAGGGTGTGTTTGTTGTTCATGGTCATACAGTCATCCCCGGCCCCAAACTGGAGCCCCACCGCATCGGACTGGACACCGGGGCCTGCCTGCATGGCGTGTTAAGCGGGGCGATTTTCTTTAACCACGAGATGACGATCTTTCAGGTCACATCCGACTAA
- a CDS encoding exonuclease domain-containing protein — translation MLRRISKLSLRVRTLLFFALLCVCITLVIALTFSFAFDHIQTHNDPATSLFLFGLGAGLLCTLCIIAIGVLFDINIASPIQGLIRDIQTILHSNHDHSIEVNSGRYLDHLPETVRDLARQYRKQRIEVDKAISDATAQTNEQKRTLETVLKDLYEGVIICNLNNQVLLYNQKALSLLHVSGDIGLGRSLFSVIDRPPLMHSLRRLRNRLAEKRHHNHPEGLSTSFVCATCDGRYTLEARMTLTLDPDEHIPQSYVLTFEDVTDDLTALGKRDHLLRETTEGLRQPVANLRAAAEMLNTPEEMAPELRERFQQVVLKESLSLSARIDELANEYHGLATSHWPMADIYSANLLSLVSLRLSDEQNIKAVMTGIPCWLHGDSHSLLLALDQIVHNIHQATGAGEFDLQSSSREDRIHIDIIWEGMPLSSAEIDSWLDINLKESIGGMSLRDILEHHRCAMWSESIDATRARIRLPMLAAHRPIADRTSEELPARPEFYDFGLLNQPSAISDELGNCPLSDLPFVIFDTETTGLKPSQGDEIIAIAGVRIVNGRILTGESFARMVNPKRKIPKASIKFHGITDEMVKDKPPAQIILPQFHDFVDQAVLVAHNAAFDMKFLELKKDDCNISFDQPVLDTLLLSVILHDHTDQHSLDDIAKRFGIEIEGRHTAIGDALVTAGIFLRMIPMLKARGIETLNDAIEASKKVVEVRAQQAEF, via the coding sequence ATGCTCAGACGCATTTCAAAACTCAGCCTTCGTGTACGCACCCTTCTGTTTTTTGCCCTTTTATGCGTTTGCATCACGCTTGTGATTGCCCTGACCTTCAGTTTTGCCTTTGATCATATTCAAACACATAACGACCCGGCCACTTCGCTTTTTCTCTTTGGGTTGGGCGCGGGGCTTCTCTGTACCCTGTGCATTATTGCCATTGGGGTCCTCTTTGACATCAATATCGCCAGTCCTATTCAAGGCTTGATCCGCGATATTCAAACGATCTTGCACAGCAATCACGATCATTCCATCGAAGTCAATTCCGGGCGTTATCTGGACCACCTGCCAGAAACCGTGCGTGATCTGGCCCGTCAATATCGCAAACAACGTATCGAAGTTGATAAGGCTATCAGCGATGCCACAGCCCAAACAAACGAACAAAAACGGACATTGGAAACGGTCTTAAAGGACCTTTACGAAGGAGTGATTATCTGCAATCTGAATAATCAGGTTCTGCTTTATAACCAAAAGGCCCTGTCTTTACTGCATGTCAGTGGTGATATTGGCCTGGGGCGTTCCCTGTTCAGCGTGATTGATCGCCCGCCACTCATGCACAGCTTGCGTCGCCTGCGCAACCGGCTGGCTGAAAAACGCCACCACAACCATCCAGAAGGGTTAAGCACCTCGTTTGTCTGCGCCACATGTGATGGGCGCTATACGCTGGAAGCACGCATGACCCTGACATTGGACCCGGATGAACATATCCCGCAAAGCTATGTTCTGACCTTTGAAGATGTCACCGACGACCTGACGGCCCTTGGGAAACGGGACCATTTATTGCGCGAGACCACCGAAGGCTTGCGCCAGCCTGTTGCCAACCTGCGTGCTGCTGCTGAAATGCTCAACACCCCTGAGGAGATGGCACCTGAACTGCGCGAGCGTTTTCAACAGGTTGTTCTAAAAGAAAGCCTTTCCCTATCTGCCCGGATTGATGAACTGGCCAACGAATATCACGGCCTTGCCACCAGCCATTGGCCCATGGCCGATATTTATTCGGCCAATTTACTCAGCCTTGTCTCTCTCAGATTGAGTGACGAGCAAAACATCAAAGCTGTCATGACCGGGATTCCCTGCTGGCTGCATGGCGACAGCCATTCCCTGTTGCTGGCTCTGGATCAAATTGTTCATAATATCCATCAGGCTACAGGAGCTGGAGAGTTCGATCTTCAAAGTTCCAGCCGGGAAGATCGCATCCATATAGATATCATCTGGGAAGGAATGCCGTTAAGTTCGGCTGAAATCGACAGCTGGCTCGATATCAATCTGAAAGAATCCATCGGCGGCATGAGCCTGCGCGATATTCTGGAACATCATCGCTGTGCCATGTGGAGTGAAAGCATTGACGCCACACGGGCACGTATTCGCCTGCCTATGTTGGCCGCCCATCGCCCCATTGCGGACCGCACCAGTGAGGAACTTCCCGCACGACCTGAATTTTATGATTTCGGCTTGCTCAATCAGCCCAGCGCTATTTCCGATGAACTGGGCAATTGCCCCTTAAGCGATCTGCCCTTTGTTATTTTCGATACGGAAACCACGGGATTAAAACCCTCCCAAGGCGATGAAATCATCGCTATTGCCGGTGTGCGGATCGTGAATGGCCGGATTTTAACAGGGGAATCCTTTGCCCGCATGGTCAATCCCAAGCGTAAAATCCCCAAGGCTTCCATCAAGTTTCATGGCATTACCGATGAAATGGTCAAAGACAAACCACCCGCACAAATCATCCTGCCCCAATTCCATGATTTTGTCGATCAGGCCGTTCTGGTTGCCCATAATGCAGCCTTTGACATGAAATTTCTTGAACTCAAAAAAGACGATTGCAATATCTCTTTTGACCAACCTGTTCTTGACACCCTTCTGCTGTCCGTCATTTTACATGATCATACAGATCAACATTCACTGGATGACATTGCCAAACGTTTCGGTATTGAAATTGAAGGACGTCATACTGCCATTGGCGATGCATTGGTGACAGCCGGTATTTTCCTGCGTATGATCCCCATGCTGAAAGCCCGTGGCATTGAAACCTTGAATGATGCCATTGAAGCGAGTAAGAAAGTGGTCGAAGTCAGAGCACAACAAGCTGAGTTTTAA
- a CDS encoding response regulator: MTKSVLIVDDEPNIVLSLEFLMTQAGYDVRIARDGNEALESVVEKTPDLILLDLMIPGRDGYDVCQTLRRSEEWAAIPIIMLTAKGREVEKEKGLALGANDYVTKPFSTSELTKRVKELLGDV, translated from the coding sequence ATGACCAAATCGGTCCTGATTGTGGATGATGAACCCAATATCGTCCTATCACTTGAATTTCTGATGACACAAGCCGGCTATGACGTGCGCATTGCACGCGATGGCAACGAAGCACTGGAATCTGTTGTGGAAAAAACACCGGATTTAATTCTGCTTGATCTCATGATTCCGGGACGTGACGGCTATGACGTCTGCCAGACCTTGCGCCGATCTGAAGAATGGGCCGCAATTCCAATCATTATGCTGACCGCCAAGGGCCGTGAAGTTGAAAAAGAAAAAGGTCTTGCCTTAGGTGCCAATGATTATGTCACCAAACCTTTTTCAACCAGTGAACTGACAAAACGCGTAAAGGAGCTGTTAGGAGACGTGTAA